The Pseudalkalibacillus hwajinpoensis nucleotide sequence CAGCAGGTTGAACAAGCACATGATGCAAGCATCACGACGAATGATGCCTATCGTCCTGTGAGCAAATATTGGGATAGAATTACGAGGCCAGAACAGCTGATGACTGCGATGTTAAACGCCATGCGTGTCTTAACAAACCCTGCAGAAACAGGTGCTGTTACGATTGCTCTTCCTCAAGATGTTCAGGGGGAAGCATATGATTATCCGGAGAGCTTCTTTAAGAAAAGGGTACATCGTTTAAATCGAAAACAGCCAAGTGAAACAGAACTAAATGAAGCTGTTCAATTGATTCGTTCAAAAAAGAAGCCGCTTATTATTTGTGGTGGTGGTGTCCGCTATTCTGAAGCAGGCGATACATTAAAAGCATTTGCAGAAAAGTATCACATTCCTTTTGCTGAAACACAGGCAGGGAAAAGCGCTGTAGAAAGCACCCATTCTTACAATCTTGGTGGAGTAGGTGTAACAGGGAACAAAGCAGCAAATGATTTGGCGAGAGAAGCAGATCTTGTCATAGGAGTAGGTACGCGTTTTTCTGATTTTACAACGTCATCCAAACAGCTTTTCCAACATACCGATGTTTCCTTTTTAAATATTAATCTATCAGATTATCATGCAAATAAATTCGATGCGACAACTTTAGTGGCGGATGCCAAAACGGCCCTTAAAGCATTAGATGATCATCTTGGAACTTATTCCAGCGCTTATGGAAATCAGATTGAGCAAGCGAAAGCGGAATGGAAAGATGAACTTGAACGCCTTTACAATACGAACTATGAAGACGAAAACTATCAACCTGAAATAGATGGTCAACTTGATTTATCCGAGTATCAACAAGTTCTTAAGTCTTCACTTACACAGACAGCAGTTCTAGGAGAGGTTAACCGTTCTATTGCTGAAAATGCGATTGTTGTAGGTGCAGCAGGTAGTTTGCCAGGAGATCTCCAGCGCATGTGGGTGAGTCATACCCCGAACACGTACCATCTGGAATATGGTTATTCTTGTATGGGATATGAGATTGCAGGAGCACTTGGAGCAAAAATGGCAGCTCCAGATCAGGAAGTGTATGCCATGGTTGGAGACGGAAGCTACATGATGCTCCACTCCGAGCTAGTTACTAGCATACAAGAAGGCCTTAAGATTAACGTCATTCTTTTTGATAACGCTGGGTTTGGCTGTATTAATAACTTGCAGATGGGTAACGGCATGGGGAGCTTTGGGACTGAGTTCCGGAAGCGGGATCCTCAGCAGTTAACAGGTGAGTTAATGCCAATTGATTTTGCGAAAAGTGCAAGCGGATATGGTGTGAAAACCTATTCTGTTCGAACGATGGATGAACTGAAAACAGCGATAGAAGATGCGAAGCAACAGAACGTTTCAACGCTTATTGACATTAAAGTTTTGCCTAAGACGATGACGGCTGGCTATGGCTCATGGTGGCACGTTGGCGTAGCTGAAACGTCGAAGAAAGAAGCGATCCAACAAGCTTATAAAGAAAAGGAAAAACAGCTAGAAATCGCACGTCGCTATTAAGGGGGGAAATCATGTTTCGTGAAAACAGTGTAAAGCTAGGCATTGCGCCAATAGGATGGACAAATGATGATATGCCGGAGCTTGGGAAAGAAATTACATTTGAACAATGCGTCAGTGAAATGGCGTTAGCGGGTTTTTCTGGAACGGAGATTGGCAATAAATATCCTAGAGACCCGCATGTATTAAAGCGAGCTTTATCCATACGAAATATCGAAATTGTAAGCGCATGGTTCAGTACTTACCTCACAACAAAACCATATGAAATAACGGAAAAATCCTTCCTTGAGCATCGCGATTTTCTTCATGAAATGGGAGCGAAGGTAATCGTCGTATCAGAACAAGGAAAAAGCATTCAGGGTCAGGACATTCCGCTCTTTGAGCATAAGCCGTCCTTTTTAGATCAAGAATGGGGACGACTTGCTTCAGGTCTCGAACGGCTCGGGGAACTGGCACATGAAAAGGGGATGAAGCTTGTTTTTCATCATCACATGGGAACAGGTATTCAGACAGCGGATGAAATCAATCGACTGATGGAGATGACTGATCCTGAGAAAGTTCATCTTCTTTATGATACAGGTCATTTGTATTTTTCAGATGAAAACCCGCTTGACGTGTTGAAGAAATTTCAGCATCGCGTTCATCATGTTCATCTGAAAGATGTGCGCAATCCGATCGCCAATCGCGTGAAAGAAGAAAAGCTCAGCTTTCTCCAGGCAGTGAAAGAAGGAGTGTTTACCGTTCCAGGTAACGGTGATATTGATTTTGAACCGGTTCTGAAAAGCATTGGCGAATCAGATTATACAGGCTGGCTTCTCGTCGAGGCAGAACAAGATCCTGCAATTGCCAATCCATTTGAATACGCTCTTATGGCGCGCCAGTATTTGAAAGAAACTGCAGGAGTGTAAGGGGGATCATATGGAAAAAGTAAAAGTTGGCATCGTAGGGCTCGGACGACTTGGCAGACAACACGCAGAAAATTTAGCTTTTCGCATTCCTCATTGTGAGTTAACCGCCATCTGCAGTGTGGTTGAAGAAGAAGTGTGGGAAGTTCAGTCTAAATGGAAGATTCCATATGGCTACACCACCTATGAAGAAATGCTCAAGAACAAAGAGCTGGATGCGATCTTTATTGCGTCTCCATCTGGGTTTCATTGCAACCAAATCCAGTTAGCACTTGAAGCCGGCTTTCACGTATTCAGTGAGAAACCATTGGGATTATATTTAGAAGAAGCAATTGACGTTGAAAAAGCTGTAAAAGCACACCCAAATCAAGTGTTTATGCTTGGATTTATGCGTCGCTATGATAAATCGTATTTGGCTGCTAAAGAAAAGATCGATCGCGGTGAGATTGGAGATCCGATTTTTATTCGCTGCTACGGTCTTGATCCAGCTGCTAAAATAGAAAGTTTCCTTCAATTTGCTGAAGCTAACTATAGCGGAGGACTATTTATAGATATGGCGATTCATGACCTTGACCTCGCACGGTGGTATCTTGGAACAGAAGGGAAAGAAGTTTGGGCGATCGGCGGAGGCTATGAGCGAAAAGAATTCGATGCCCTTCAAGATGCTGAAACAGGTGCTGCCATGGTTCGATTTGAGAACAACGCAATTGGTGTTTTTCTAGCTGGGCGGAATTGTGCTCATGGTTATCATATCGAAACCGAAATCATTGGGACGAAGGGAAGCCTTCGAATAGGAACCGTCCCTGAACGTAATCAAGTGGTTCTCTTTAACGAGTTGGGAGCGGTACAAGAGTGCGTTGATGGTTTTCTTGAACGTTTCGAGCAGGCCTATCGTAGTGAGGTAGAAGAATTTATATCTTGTATTCTCGAAGGCCGAAAGCCAGCCGTGACAGTTCAAGATGGCGTAGAATCCACAAGGCTTGGCTATGCTTGTAAGGAATCCTTTGAGAAGCGTGAACTTGTTAAAAATAAGGCGCATACGGGTATCGTTTAAGCAGGCTGAGCGTTCAGCCTGCTTTTAGCATAGCTTTTCCTAGAAGCCAAACACACTACATAAATGGTATGATGAAAAATAGAAGAACAGGGAAGTTTGGAAAGAAAGGAGGGGAACTGATGAAAGCGACAATCTATGATGTAGCGAAAGCAGCAGGTGTCTCAATTGCAACGGTTTCTAAGGTTATTAACCATACCGGTAAAATTAGTGAAGCGACGCGTGTAAAAGTACTTGAGACGATGAAGGAGCTAAACTATCATCCAAGCGTAGTAGCCTCTGCTTTAACAGGAAAACGAACGGAAACTCTAGGGCTCTTGGTGCCGGACATTTCAAATCCATTCTTTTCAGAAATGGCAAGAACGATAGAGGATCGCGCTCATGATCGAGGAATGAGCGTCATTATGTGTAGCACAGACGATCAAGCAGAGAAAGAAAAGAAATACATTGAGCTTTTACAGCGGAAACAGGTAGATGGTTTAATTATCGCCTCTGGATTTCGAGACAAAAGTTTATTAGATGAATTAAAGAGAAATAAGGTGCCGCTGGCTATGCTATCTTTTGATGACCCTTCCCTTGATGTAACCACGGTATCCGTCGATGACTACAAAGGCGGATATGAAGCCGCTTCACATCTCATATCACTTGGTCACCGTAATATAGCCATTATCGGTGAAGACGTTCATAGTAGTCGAATGAGGATTTTTGGGTATCGAGATGCATTTGAAGCTTTTGGAGTAACATGTTTAGAAGAGAACACGCTAAGAACAACGGCTTCTCTCGAAAATGGTGCAAAGTGCGTTAAAGAGTTGCTTCAACGTGAACATCCTCCGACAGCGATCTTCGCATGCAATGACCTCATCGCTATTGGAGCGATTCAGGGAGCAAGAGAATTGGGAATTAAGGTGCCTTCTGATTTATCAATAGTTGGTTTCGATAACACTATTTTAGCAACGACAACCGTGCCGGCCCTTACAACAATTTCTCAACCTATTGAGGAAATGGGGCGTAAGATTGTTGATGTGTTGATTGAGGAAATACATAA carries:
- a CDS encoding LacI family DNA-binding transcriptional regulator, coding for MKATIYDVAKAAGVSIATVSKVINHTGKISEATRVKVLETMKELNYHPSVVASALTGKRTETLGLLVPDISNPFFSEMARTIEDRAHDRGMSVIMCSTDDQAEKEKKYIELLQRKQVDGLIIASGFRDKSLLDELKRNKVPLAMLSFDDPSLDVTTVSVDDYKGGYEAASHLISLGHRNIAIIGEDVHSSRMRIFGYRDAFEAFGVTCLEENTLRTTASLENGAKCVKELLQREHPPTAIFACNDLIAIGAIQGARELGIKVPSDLSIVGFDNTILATTTVPALTTISQPIEEMGRKIVDVLIEEIHKRVVIRERVLFKPSLIVRGTTTAFKEEINEGGQARA
- the iolE gene encoding myo-inosose-2 dehydratase, whose protein sequence is MFRENSVKLGIAPIGWTNDDMPELGKEITFEQCVSEMALAGFSGTEIGNKYPRDPHVLKRALSIRNIEIVSAWFSTYLTTKPYEITEKSFLEHRDFLHEMGAKVIVVSEQGKSIQGQDIPLFEHKPSFLDQEWGRLASGLERLGELAHEKGMKLVFHHHMGTGIQTADEINRLMEMTDPEKVHLLYDTGHLYFSDENPLDVLKKFQHRVHHVHLKDVRNPIANRVKEEKLSFLQAVKEGVFTVPGNGDIDFEPVLKSIGESDYTGWLLVEAEQDPAIANPFEYALMARQYLKETAGV
- the iolD gene encoding 3D-(3,5/4)-trihydroxycyclohexane-1,2-dione acylhydrolase (decyclizing), which encodes MTMAQALIKFLDQQYMDRDGEEQKLFKGIFTIFGHGNVLGLGQALEEDSGDLEVYQGRNEQGMAHAATAFGKQKRQKQLIACTSSVGPGAANMITAAATATANNVPLLLLPGDTFASRQPDPVLQQVEQAHDASITTNDAYRPVSKYWDRITRPEQLMTAMLNAMRVLTNPAETGAVTIALPQDVQGEAYDYPESFFKKRVHRLNRKQPSETELNEAVQLIRSKKKPLIICGGGVRYSEAGDTLKAFAEKYHIPFAETQAGKSAVESTHSYNLGGVGVTGNKAANDLAREADLVIGVGTRFSDFTTSSKQLFQHTDVSFLNINLSDYHANKFDATTLVADAKTALKALDDHLGTYSSAYGNQIEQAKAEWKDELERLYNTNYEDENYQPEIDGQLDLSEYQQVLKSSLTQTAVLGEVNRSIAENAIVVGAAGSLPGDLQRMWVSHTPNTYHLEYGYSCMGYEIAGALGAKMAAPDQEVYAMVGDGSYMMLHSELVTSIQEGLKINVILFDNAGFGCINNLQMGNGMGSFGTEFRKRDPQQLTGELMPIDFAKSASGYGVKTYSVRTMDELKTAIEDAKQQNVSTLIDIKVLPKTMTAGYGSWWHVGVAETSKKEAIQQAYKEKEKQLEIARRY
- a CDS encoding Gfo/Idh/MocA family protein, with amino-acid sequence MEKVKVGIVGLGRLGRQHAENLAFRIPHCELTAICSVVEEEVWEVQSKWKIPYGYTTYEEMLKNKELDAIFIASPSGFHCNQIQLALEAGFHVFSEKPLGLYLEEAIDVEKAVKAHPNQVFMLGFMRRYDKSYLAAKEKIDRGEIGDPIFIRCYGLDPAAKIESFLQFAEANYSGGLFIDMAIHDLDLARWYLGTEGKEVWAIGGGYERKEFDALQDAETGAAMVRFENNAIGVFLAGRNCAHGYHIETEIIGTKGSLRIGTVPERNQVVLFNELGAVQECVDGFLERFEQAYRSEVEEFISCILEGRKPAVTVQDGVESTRLGYACKESFEKRELVKNKAHTGIV